Proteins encoded in a region of the Betaproteobacteria bacterium genome:
- a CDS encoding M3 family metallopeptidase, translating into MNASLDPNLLANPLIAPWNTPYGLPPFADIRAGHFVPAFAHALREHRGEIDAIAQSVDAPTFENTVAAFDRSGRLLKRIESLFFNLTASATSPELQTVEREMAAPLAAHNNEIFMHDGLFKRVDAVHANRKELPLNAERLRLLERVHLDFVRAGARLSGVAQKRYAQVTERLAELTTLFSQNVLADEAKYQLVLENEDDLAGLPESLRAAAMQAGIERGINGHVITLSRSLIVPFLTFSTRRDLREIAFTAWIARGEGAISAEGEHDNLPVIREIMALRLEQAKLHGYACYADYALTDTMARTKEAVAELLKQVWSPAKARAAQEREAIQAFADAEHGSDWQKFKVQPWDWRYYAEKVRQVRYDLDDASVKPYFSLDRMVEAAFDCAHRLFGLTFAVKPEVKGYHPDVKVYEVRASDDRLIGVFLHDNFARATKRGGAWMSNFRLQSRHRDEPGGSITPIIVNNNNFAKGAPGQPALLSFDDARTLFHEFGHGLHGLLSNVHYERLSGTQVLRDFVELPSQIFEHWLSEPEVLKRHARHYLTGEAISDELVARLQTARRFNQGIESVEYTASALVDLAIHSLTNTDGLDAHAFELAALKEIGMPGDIVMRHRLPHFRHLFAGTSYSSQYYVYLWAEVLDADGYEAFVEAGDPFDPAVAQRLLQHIYSAGNTRDPAEAYRAFRGRAPSVMPMLKKKGLVEAPE; encoded by the coding sequence ATGAACGCGTCGCTCGACCCCAATCTGCTGGCCAACCCCCTGATCGCGCCCTGGAATACGCCGTACGGGCTTCCGCCATTCGCGGATATACGCGCCGGACATTTCGTTCCCGCATTCGCACATGCGTTAAGAGAGCACCGCGGCGAGATTGATGCCATCGCGCAATCCGTTGATGCGCCGACGTTTGAAAACACCGTCGCCGCTTTTGATCGCAGCGGGCGACTGCTGAAGCGTATTGAGTCGCTGTTCTTCAACCTGACGGCGTCGGCCACTTCACCGGAACTCCAGACAGTGGAACGCGAGATGGCCGCGCCGCTTGCGGCACACAACAATGAAATCTTCATGCATGACGGATTGTTCAAGCGTGTCGATGCAGTGCACGCGAATCGAAAGGAGCTCCCGCTCAACGCCGAACGGTTGCGATTGCTTGAACGCGTACATCTGGATTTCGTCCGCGCGGGCGCCCGGCTCTCAGGCGTCGCGCAAAAACGCTACGCCCAAGTCACCGAAAGACTCGCCGAACTGACCACACTATTCAGTCAGAACGTGCTGGCCGACGAGGCGAAATACCAATTGGTGCTGGAAAACGAAGACGATCTGGCCGGCCTGCCGGAATCCCTGCGCGCCGCGGCAATGCAGGCGGGGATCGAACGCGGTATCAATGGGCATGTGATCACACTGTCGCGGTCACTGATCGTCCCATTCCTGACGTTCTCGACGCGGCGCGACTTGCGCGAGATCGCCTTTACGGCATGGATCGCGCGTGGCGAGGGCGCGATCTCGGCCGAAGGCGAGCACGATAACCTGCCGGTGATCCGCGAGATCATGGCTTTGCGCCTTGAGCAGGCAAAGTTGCATGGCTATGCCTGCTACGCCGACTACGCGCTCACGGATACGATGGCGCGCACCAAAGAAGCGGTAGCGGAATTATTGAAACAAGTGTGGAGCCCGGCCAAGGCGCGCGCGGCCCAGGAGCGTGAGGCCATACAGGCCTTTGCGGATGCCGAGCACGGCAGCGACTGGCAGAAGTTCAAGGTGCAGCCATGGGACTGGCGGTATTACGCCGAGAAGGTGCGGCAGGTTCGCTATGATCTGGACGATGCGTCTGTCAAACCATACTTCTCGCTGGACCGCATGGTCGAGGCGGCGTTCGATTGCGCGCATCGGCTGTTTGGCCTCACGTTTGCTGTCAAGCCCGAGGTCAAGGGCTATCACCCCGACGTGAAGGTGTACGAAGTGCGTGCGTCCGACGACCGCCTCATCGGTGTATTCCTGCACGATAACTTCGCCCGCGCCACCAAACGCGGCGGGGCGTGGATGAGCAATTTCCGGCTGCAAAGCAGGCATCGTGATGAGCCTGGCGGCAGCATCACGCCCATCATCGTCAATAACAATAATTTCGCCAAGGGCGCACCGGGTCAGCCGGCACTGCTGAGCTTCGACGATGCGCGCACCCTGTTCCACGAATTTGGTCATGGGCTGCATGGTCTGCTTTCCAATGTTCACTATGAACGCCTCTCCGGCACGCAGGTACTGCGCGATTTTGTTGAGCTGCCTTCCCAGATATTCGAGCACTGGCTGTCCGAGCCGGAAGTGCTGAAGCGGCATGCGCGCCACTACTTGACGGGCGAAGCCATTTCCGATGAGCTTGTTGCCCGCCTACAAACAGCGCGGCGCTTCAACCAGGGCATCGAATCGGTGGAATACACCGCGTCGGCATTGGTCGATCTGGCGATCCATTCTTTGACCAATACCGATGGGCTCGATGCCCATGCCTTCGAGTTGGCGGCATTGAAAGAAATCGGCATGCCGGGCGACATTGTCATGCGTCACCGCTTGCCGCACTTCCGGCACCTGTTTGCGGGCACCAGTTATTCTTCGCAGTATTACGTATACCTTTGGGCGGAAGTTTTGGATGCGGACGGGTATGAGGCATTTGTCGAAGCCGGCGATCCGTTTGATCCCGCCGTCGCACAGCGCCTGCTGCAGCATATTTATTCCGCCGGCAATACGCGCGATCCCGCTGAGGCTTATCGCGCGTTCCGTGGCCGCGCACCATCGGTGATGCCGATGCTGAAGAAGAAAGGGTTGGTGGAGGCGCCAGAGTAG